A single Pseudomonas sp. HN11 DNA region contains:
- a CDS encoding ABC transporter permease — MSRYLISRGGQALLVLWGAYSITYFILYLLPGDTLSIMLSASGMEADSLSVEDLAKARAYYGLDKGLFEQYFDLLLGALRGDFGQSLSLNRPVAELLAERLPQTLSLAGLAIVLSLLGGIGLAYLTAYIRWQPLKKVLARLPSLGFSVPVFWMGLLLIQVFAFGLGWFPATGSRGVESLVLPAITLAIPSAAVYAQVLQRSFQGVWKESYIATAYAKGLSRGQVQARHGFKNAALPILTLIGLQVGNTVSGAVLVETIFARSGIGRLAQEAVLRQDIPVVLAIVAVSAAAFVLVNLLVDLLYPWLDPRISHTPKVS; from the coding sequence ATGAGCCGTTACCTGATCAGTCGCGGCGGACAAGCGTTGCTGGTGCTGTGGGGCGCCTACAGCATCACGTATTTCATCCTGTATCTGCTGCCGGGTGACACCTTATCAATCATGCTCAGTGCCTCGGGCATGGAAGCAGACTCGCTGTCGGTGGAAGACCTGGCCAAGGCGCGGGCTTATTACGGACTCGACAAGGGTTTATTCGAGCAGTATTTCGACCTGCTGCTGGGCGCACTGCGGGGAGACTTTGGCCAGTCACTCTCGCTCAACCGCCCGGTGGCCGAGCTGCTTGCCGAACGCTTGCCGCAGACCTTGTCCCTGGCAGGCCTGGCCATCGTGCTGTCGCTGCTGGGTGGCATCGGCCTGGCCTACCTGACCGCCTATATCCGCTGGCAACCGTTGAAAAAAGTCCTGGCGCGCCTGCCGTCCCTGGGCTTTTCGGTGCCGGTGTTCTGGATGGGTCTGCTGTTGATCCAGGTGTTCGCCTTCGGCCTCGGCTGGTTCCCCGCCACCGGCAGCCGGGGCGTTGAAAGCCTGGTGCTACCTGCCATCACCCTGGCGATTCCGAGCGCGGCGGTGTACGCCCAGGTGCTGCAACGCAGCTTCCAGGGGGTCTGGAAAGAGTCCTATATCGCCACCGCCTACGCCAAGGGCCTGAGCCGTGGTCAGGTACAGGCGCGCCACGGGTTCAAGAATGCTGCGCTGCCGATCCTCACACTGATCGGCCTGCAGGTCGGCAACACGGTGTCCGGTGCGGTGTTGGTGGAAACTATCTTTGCCCGCTCCGGCATTGGCCGGCTGGCCCAGGAAGCGGTGTTGCGCCAGGACATTCCGGTGGTGCTCGCGATTGTCGCGGTGTCGGCGGCGGCGTTTGTCCTGGTCAACCTGTTGGTCGACCTGCTCTATCCGTGGCTCGACCCGCGTATCTCCCACACGCCAAAGGTGTCCTAG
- a CDS encoding ABC transporter permease, translated as MTILEQNLGRSALPASPALWRRRSRLQRATAVVLPLLRRPGFSLALLVVVFALVAAVAPHLLSGFDPYATSPIDKLRAPNLSHWFGTDELGRDLYTRVVYGASLSVLAAFLAVGIALLGGLGLGILSGFTGGRIDAVIMRFVDVLLALPGLLLALAIVTAIGFGTVPVAIAVGIGIVPGFARTTRAEVLRVKTLPYVEAARLGGASWGRTLLRHILPNAWGPVAVLATLDFGAAILATAGLSFLGFGAAPPAAEWGTLIANGRHFLITAPWVSLLPGLFLVAVVFSLNHIARTFEEIQR; from the coding sequence ATGACCATTCTTGAGCAGAACCTGGGCCGCAGCGCCCTCCCGGCCAGCCCGGCGCTGTGGCGCCGCCGTAGCCGCCTGCAACGCGCCACGGCGGTGGTGTTGCCGCTGCTGCGCAGGCCCGGTTTCAGCCTGGCGCTGCTGGTGGTGGTGTTTGCGCTGGTGGCCGCCGTGGCCCCGCACCTGTTGAGCGGCTTCGACCCCTACGCCACGTCCCCCATCGACAAGCTGCGCGCGCCCAACCTGAGCCATTGGTTCGGCACCGATGAGCTGGGGCGCGACCTGTACACCCGCGTGGTATACGGCGCCAGCCTGTCGGTACTCGCGGCGTTCCTGGCCGTAGGCATCGCGCTATTGGGCGGCCTGGGCCTGGGCATCTTGTCGGGCTTTACCGGCGGCCGCATTGACGCGGTGATCATGCGCTTTGTCGATGTACTGTTAGCCCTGCCCGGTCTGCTGCTGGCCCTGGCAATCGTCACAGCCATCGGCTTTGGCACTGTGCCAGTGGCCATCGCCGTGGGCATTGGCATTGTTCCAGGGTTCGCCCGCACCACCCGCGCCGAAGTGCTGCGGGTCAAGACATTGCCCTACGTCGAGGCCGCGCGCCTGGGCGGAGCAAGCTGGGGCCGCACCTTGCTGCGGCACATCCTGCCCAACGCCTGGGGGCCAGTGGCGGTGCTCGCGACCCTGGACTTTGGCGCGGCCATCCTGGCGACTGCCGGCCTGAGTTTTCTGGGGTTTGGCGCCGCGCCACCGGCCGCCGAATGGGGCACCTTGATCGCCAACGGACGGCACTTTCTGATCACTGCGCCGTGGGTGTCGCTGCTGCCCGGCCTGTTCCTGGTGGCCGTGGTGTTCAGCCTCAACCATATCGCCCGCACCTTCGAGGAAATCCAGCGATGA
- a CDS encoding dipeptide ABC transporter ATP-binding protein: MNALVDVRQLSVSYRSGGHVNQAVRTLSFAIAQGETVAIVGESGSGKSTLANAILGLLPDNAQISTGQLWVDGNDLTHANERQKRSLRGRTVGLVPQDPMVSLNPTLRIGQQIAEALILAKGKRYPAVDADIVELLQQVGIDKPVLRARQYPHELSGGMRQRVLIAIALAGNPRLIIADEPTSALDVTVQRKILDHLQRLVSERGISLLIITHDLGVAADRANRILVMQQGELVEQGPPRQILSAPQHDYTRALIAAAPAFAKRREPLVRIDPAQQPILSLHNVGKTFALPKVKGEASTFVALEDLNLQVFPGQTLAIVGESGSGKSTALRIALGLEKPTQGRVWFEQRDVTDLSWRDFRPLRQRLQLVQQNPFAALDPRFTVFDSIVEPLVSFGILKGPALEQAARELISRVHLPVSYLDRLPRELSGGQCQRVAIARALALKPDLLLLDEPVSALDVSVQAHILDLLEELQREMGIAYVLVSHDLSVVANFAHEVLVLRNGKVVEQGSVERIFNDPGSDYTRELIAAIPGRHVITRAA; encoded by the coding sequence ATGAACGCTTTAGTGGATGTTCGCCAACTCAGTGTCAGCTATCGCTCCGGCGGGCACGTCAATCAAGCGGTGCGCACGCTGTCGTTCGCCATCGCCCAAGGCGAGACGGTGGCGATTGTCGGCGAGTCCGGCTCGGGCAAGTCGACCCTGGCCAATGCCATCCTCGGCCTGCTGCCGGACAATGCGCAGATCAGCACCGGCCAACTCTGGGTGGACGGCAACGACCTCACCCACGCCAACGAGCGCCAGAAACGCAGCCTGCGCGGACGCACAGTGGGCCTGGTGCCCCAGGACCCGATGGTCAGTCTCAACCCGACCCTGCGCATCGGCCAGCAGATCGCCGAGGCGCTGATCCTGGCCAAGGGCAAACGCTACCCCGCCGTGGATGCCGACATTGTCGAACTGCTGCAACAGGTGGGCATCGACAAGCCCGTGCTGCGCGCACGCCAGTACCCCCATGAACTCTCCGGCGGCATGCGCCAGCGCGTGCTGATCGCCATCGCCCTGGCCGGCAACCCACGCTTGATCATCGCCGACGAACCCACCAGTGCCCTCGACGTGACGGTGCAGCGCAAGATTCTCGACCACTTGCAACGCCTGGTCAGTGAGCGTGGGATTTCGCTGTTGATCATCACCCATGACCTGGGCGTGGCTGCCGACCGTGCCAATCGGATCCTGGTGATGCAGCAAGGCGAACTTGTCGAGCAGGGGCCGCCACGCCAGATCCTCAGCGCGCCGCAACACGACTACACCCGCGCGCTGATTGCCGCGGCGCCCGCGTTCGCCAAGCGCCGTGAGCCCTTGGTGCGCATTGATCCGGCGCAACAACCAATACTGAGCCTGCACAACGTGGGCAAGACCTTCGCGCTGCCCAAGGTCAAGGGTGAGGCCTCGACGTTCGTCGCCCTCGAAGACCTCAACCTGCAGGTCTTTCCCGGCCAGACCCTGGCCATCGTGGGCGAGTCCGGATCGGGCAAGAGCACCGCGCTGCGTATCGCCCTCGGCCTGGAAAAACCCACACAGGGTCGGGTCTGGTTCGAGCAACGGGACGTCACCGACCTGAGCTGGCGCGACTTCCGCCCGCTGCGCCAGCGCCTGCAACTGGTGCAGCAAAACCCATTTGCCGCCCTCGACCCACGCTTTACCGTGTTCGACAGCATTGTCGAGCCGCTGGTGTCGTTCGGCATACTCAAGGGCCCGGCCCTGGAACAGGCGGCACGGGAGTTGATCAGTCGTGTCCACCTCCCGGTCAGCTACCTGGACCGCCTGCCGCGCGAATTGTCCGGCGGCCAATGCCAGCGCGTCGCCATCGCCAGGGCACTGGCGTTGAAGCCGGACCTGTTGCTGCTGGACGAGCCGGTCAGCGCACTTGATGTATCGGTGCAGGCGCACATTCTGGACCTGCTGGAAGAGCTGCAACGGGAGATGGGCATCGCGTATGTGCTGGTGTCCCACGACCTGTCGGTGGTGGCCAACTTTGCCCACGAGGTGCTGGTGTTACGCAATGGCAAGGTAGTCGAACAAGGCAGCGTGGAACGGATCTTCAACGACCCCGGCAGCGATTACACCCGTGAATTGATTGCGGCGATCCCGGGGCGGCACGTCATCACAAGGGCGGCATAA
- the mexE gene encoding multidrug efflux RND transporter periplasmic adaptor subunit MexE, with protein MEQSLKHLRFPLAILAVVVMSACGKTPDQAAAMPAAKVSVAKVLEQPVNEWDEFTGRLEAPETVQIRPRVSGQIDQVAFTEGALVKKGDLLFQIDPRPFQAEVRRLEAQLQQTRAAATRSDNEAQRGERLRQSNAISAELADSRTTAAQEARAAVAGIQAQLDLAKLNLSFTRVTSPISGRVSRAEITAGNLVTADTTALTSVVSTDKVYAYFDADERVFLKYTELARQGRRGATTPVYLGLSNETGNPHLGQMNFVDNQVNPATGTIRGRAVFDNSKGEYTPGLYARLKLVGSGTYSAVLINDEAVGTDLGKKFVLVMDGDKPAYRAVELGPKIEGLRIVRSGLNKDDTIIVKGLQRVRPGSPVAPETIPMASKETLAALAQQRQALEASNLEQVAPDKAAPKLASAATPRG; from the coding sequence ATGGAACAGTCACTCAAACATTTGCGCTTCCCCCTGGCGATTCTGGCCGTGGTGGTGATGAGCGCGTGCGGCAAGACCCCGGATCAAGCGGCCGCCATGCCAGCTGCCAAAGTCAGCGTGGCCAAGGTGCTGGAACAACCGGTCAACGAGTGGGATGAATTCACCGGTCGCCTGGAAGCCCCGGAAACTGTGCAGATCCGTCCTCGGGTCTCTGGCCAGATTGACCAAGTCGCTTTCACCGAAGGCGCTTTGGTCAAGAAAGGCGACCTGCTGTTCCAGATCGACCCGCGTCCGTTCCAGGCTGAAGTGCGTCGCCTGGAAGCCCAGTTGCAACAAACCCGCGCCGCGGCTACCCGCAGTGATAATGAAGCCCAGCGTGGCGAACGCCTGCGCCAGAGCAATGCGATTTCCGCCGAACTGGCCGACTCGCGCACCACCGCCGCCCAGGAAGCCCGCGCCGCTGTCGCCGGGATCCAGGCGCAGTTGGACCTGGCCAAGCTGAACCTGAGCTTCACCCGTGTGACGTCGCCAATCAGTGGCCGCGTCAGCCGTGCCGAAATCACCGCCGGCAACCTGGTGACCGCTGACACTACTGCGCTGACCAGCGTGGTCTCCACCGACAAGGTCTACGCCTACTTCGACGCCGATGAGCGTGTGTTCCTCAAGTACACCGAACTGGCTCGCCAAGGCCGTCGCGGTGCGACCACCCCGGTTTACCTGGGCCTGTCCAACGAAACCGGCAACCCGCATCTGGGCCAGATGAACTTCGTCGACAACCAGGTCAACCCGGCGACCGGCACCATCCGTGGTCGCGCCGTGTTCGATAACAGCAAGGGCGAATACACCCCTGGCCTGTATGCACGCCTGAAGCTGGTCGGCAGCGGCACCTACTCCGCCGTGTTGATCAATGACGAAGCCGTCGGCACCGACCTCGGCAAGAAGTTCGTGCTGGTGATGGACGGCGACAAGCCGGCCTATCGCGCGGTGGAGCTGGGGCCGAAGATCGAAGGTTTGCGCATTGTGCGCAGCGGTCTGAACAAGGACGACACCATTATCGTCAAGGGCCTGCAGCGCGTGCGCCCAGGGTCGCCGGTCGCCCCGGAAACCATTCCGATGGCCAGCAAGGAAACCCTCGCCGCCTTGGCCCAACAACGACAAGCGCTTGAAGCCAGCAACCTGGAACAAGTGGCGCCGGATAAAGCCGCGCCCAAACTTGCCAGCGCTGCGACTCCACGCGGTTAA
- a CDS encoding efflux RND transporter permease subunit, whose protein sequence is MNFSKFFISRPIFAAVLSLLILIAGAISLFQLPISEYPEVVPPTVVVRANFPGANPKVIGETVAAPLEQAITGVENMLYMSSQSTADGKLTLTITFALGTDLDNAQVQVQNRVTRTQPKLPEEVTRIGITVDKASPDLTMVVHLTSPDQRYDMLYLSNYALLNVKDELARLGGVGDVQLFGMGDYSLRVWLDPNKTASRNLTATDVVTAIREQNRQVAAGALGAQPAPTATAFQLSVNTQGRLVTEEEFENIIIRSGDNGEITRLKDIARVELGSSQYALRSLLNNQPAVAIPIFQRPGSNAIEISNEVRGKMEELKKSFPQGMDYSIVYDPTIFVRGSIEAVVHTLFEALILVVLVVILFLQTWRASIIPLVAVPVSLIGTFAVMHLFGFSLNALSLFGLVLAIGIVVDDAIVVVENVERNIELGLEPFPATEKAMSEVTGPIIATALVLCAVFVPAAFISGLTGQFYKQFALTIAISTVISAFNSLTLSPALAAVLLKSHNAPKDGFSKFLDKLLGGWLFKPFNRFFDKASHGYVGTVRRVIRGSGIALFLYAGLMVLTWLGFAHTPTGFVPAQDKQYLVAFAQLPDAASLDRTEDVIKRMSDIALKQPGVEAAVAFPGLSINGFTNSPNSGIVFVTLKPFDERKDPGMSAGAIAGALNGKYSEIQEAYMAIFPPPPVQGLGTIGGFRLQIEDRGNLGYDELYKEVQNIITKSRTTPELFGLFTSYTVNVPQVDAAIDREKAKTHGVAISDIFDTLQIYLGSLYANDFNRFGRTYQVNVQAEQQFRLDEDQIGQLKVRNNKGEMIPLATFIKVSDTSGPDRVMHYNGFITAEINGNAAPGYSSGQAEAAIEKLLKEELPNGMTYEWTDLTYQQILSGNTALFVFPLCVLLAFLVLAAQYESWSLPLAVILIVPMTLLSAITGVIISGGDNNIFTQIGLIVLVGLACKNAILIVEFAKDKQAEGLDPLAAVLEACRLRLRPILMTSFAFIMGVVPLVLSSGAGAEMRHAMGVAVFSGMIGVTFFGLLLTPVFYVLIRRYVERSEARKAAKALKLETQQ, encoded by the coding sequence ATGAATTTTTCCAAGTTCTTCATTTCTCGGCCGATCTTCGCAGCGGTACTTTCGCTGTTGATCCTGATCGCCGGCGCGATCTCGCTGTTCCAATTGCCGATCAGCGAATACCCGGAAGTGGTGCCGCCGACCGTGGTGGTACGCGCCAACTTCCCGGGCGCCAACCCCAAAGTCATCGGCGAAACCGTGGCTGCCCCGCTGGAGCAAGCCATCACCGGCGTCGAGAACATGCTGTACATGTCCTCGCAGTCGACCGCCGACGGCAAGCTGACCCTGACCATCACCTTCGCCTTGGGCACCGACCTGGACAACGCGCAGGTGCAAGTGCAAAACCGTGTGACCCGGACTCAGCCGAAACTGCCTGAGGAAGTGACGCGCATCGGTATCACCGTGGACAAGGCCTCCCCCGACCTGACCATGGTGGTGCACTTGACGTCACCGGATCAGCGCTACGACATGCTGTACCTGTCCAACTATGCCTTGCTCAACGTGAAAGATGAGCTGGCGCGCCTGGGCGGTGTGGGTGACGTGCAATTGTTCGGCATGGGCGACTACTCCCTGCGTGTGTGGCTGGACCCGAACAAGACCGCTTCGCGCAACCTGACGGCCACTGACGTAGTGACGGCAATTCGTGAGCAGAACCGTCAAGTGGCGGCCGGTGCCTTGGGTGCACAACCTGCGCCGACCGCTACCGCGTTTCAGTTGTCGGTGAACACCCAAGGTCGCCTGGTGACTGAGGAAGAGTTCGAAAACATCATTATTCGTTCCGGCGACAATGGTGAAATCACTCGCCTCAAAGACATCGCGCGGGTGGAGCTGGGTTCCAGCCAATACGCCCTGCGCTCGTTGCTGAACAACCAGCCGGCCGTGGCAATCCCGATCTTCCAGCGCCCAGGTTCCAACGCGATCGAGATCTCCAATGAAGTGCGCGGCAAGATGGAAGAGCTTAAAAAGAGCTTCCCGCAAGGCATGGACTACAGCATCGTCTATGACCCGACCATCTTCGTGCGTGGCTCCATCGAAGCGGTGGTGCATACCCTGTTCGAAGCGCTGATCCTGGTTGTGCTGGTGGTAATCCTGTTCCTGCAAACCTGGCGCGCCTCGATCATTCCGTTGGTGGCCGTGCCGGTATCGTTGATTGGTACGTTTGCGGTGATGCACCTGTTTGGCTTCTCGCTCAACGCGCTGTCTTTGTTCGGCCTGGTACTGGCCATCGGTATCGTGGTGGACGACGCCATCGTGGTGGTGGAGAACGTCGAGCGCAACATCGAGCTGGGCCTGGAGCCGTTCCCCGCCACCGAAAAAGCCATGAGCGAAGTGACGGGGCCAATCATCGCCACGGCGTTGGTACTCTGTGCAGTGTTTGTTCCAGCGGCCTTCATCAGCGGCTTGACCGGGCAGTTCTATAAGCAGTTCGCCTTGACCATTGCGATTTCGACGGTGATCTCGGCCTTCAATTCGCTGACCTTGTCCCCTGCCCTCGCTGCCGTATTGCTCAAGAGCCATAATGCGCCGAAGGATGGTTTCTCCAAGTTCCTCGACAAATTGCTGGGCGGCTGGCTGTTCAAACCGTTCAACCGCTTCTTCGACAAGGCCAGCCATGGCTATGTCGGCACCGTTCGCCGCGTGATCCGAGGCAGCGGTATCGCACTGTTCCTGTACGCCGGCTTGATGGTCCTGACCTGGCTGGGCTTTGCCCACACCCCGACCGGTTTCGTACCGGCCCAGGACAAGCAATACCTGGTGGCCTTCGCCCAATTGCCGGACGCCGCGAGCCTGGATCGTACCGAAGACGTGATCAAGCGCATGTCCGACATCGCGCTGAAACAGCCAGGTGTGGAAGCCGCCGTGGCGTTCCCCGGCCTGTCGATCAACGGTTTCACCAACAGCCCGAACAGCGGCATTGTGTTCGTGACCTTGAAGCCTTTCGACGAGCGTAAAGACCCGGGCATGTCAGCCGGTGCAATTGCCGGTGCGTTGAACGGTAAATACAGCGAGATCCAGGAAGCCTACATGGCGATCTTCCCACCGCCGCCGGTACAGGGCCTGGGCACGATTGGTGGTTTCCGCCTGCAGATCGAAGACCGTGGCAACCTGGGTTACGACGAGCTGTACAAAGAAGTGCAGAACATCATTACCAAGAGCCGCACCACGCCGGAGCTGTTCGGCCTGTTCACCAGCTACACGGTCAACGTGCCCCAGGTCGATGCCGCCATCGACCGTGAAAAGGCCAAGACCCACGGCGTGGCGATCAGCGACATCTTTGACACCCTGCAGATCTACCTGGGCTCGTTGTATGCCAACGACTTCAACCGCTTCGGCCGGACCTACCAGGTCAACGTACAGGCTGAGCAACAGTTCCGCCTGGACGAAGACCAGATCGGCCAGCTGAAAGTGCGCAACAACAAAGGCGAGATGATCCCGCTGGCGACCTTCATCAAGGTCAGCGACACCTCGGGACCGGACCGCGTGATGCACTACAACGGCTTCATCACCGCTGAAATCAACGGCAACGCTGCACCGGGCTACAGCTCCGGCCAGGCTGAAGCGGCGATCGAGAAACTGCTGAAAGAAGAACTGCCCAACGGCATGACCTACGAGTGGACTGACCTGACCTATCAGCAAATCCTTTCGGGTAACACCGCGCTGTTCGTGTTCCCGCTCTGCGTACTGCTGGCGTTCCTGGTACTGGCGGCTCAATACGAAAGCTGGAGCCTGCCGCTGGCAGTGATCCTGATCGTACCGATGACGCTGCTGTCGGCGATTACCGGGGTAATTATCTCGGGCGGCGACAACAACATCTTCACCCAGATCGGCCTGATCGTACTGGTGGGCCTGGCGTGTAAGAACGCGATTCTGATCGTCGAGTTCGCCAAGGACAAACAGGCAGAAGGCCTCGACCCGCTCGCGGCGGTGCTGGAAGCCTGCCGTCTGCGTCTGCGGCCGATCCTGATGACCTCGTTCGCCTTCATCATGGGGGTGGTGCCACTGGTGTTGTCCAGCGGTGCCGGTGCCGAGATGCGTCATGCCATGGGCGTGGCGGTGTTCTCCGGGATGATCGGTGTGACCTTCTTCGGTCTGTTGCTGACGCCAGTGTTCTACGTACTGATCCGTCGCTATGTGGAACGCAGCGAAGCGCGCAAAGCGGCCAAGGCCTTGAAGCTGGAGACACAGCAATGA
- a CDS encoding efflux transporter outer membrane subunit: MSVKVFLPSLLVLALSACAVGPDYKAQTPEAANITAAADAKQYDHAKFEGIWWQQFEDPTLNQLVTQSLQGNRDLRVAFARLRAARAIRDDASNDAMPTITSRASSDLAKGQIPGQTTKRVNSERYDLGLDMAWELDLFGRIQRNLEATDADQQAAEADLYQLQVTLIAELVDAYGQLRGAQLRERIALDNLKNQQESRTITESLRDAGVGDQLDVERADARLAAVEASVPQLQAEQVRERNRIATLLGQRPDKLTVDLSPKDLPAIAKALPIGDPGQLLQRRPDILSAERKLAAATARIGVAKADLFPRVSLSGFLGFTAGRGSQIGSSAANAWALGPSITWAAFDLGSVRARLRGADAEADGALATYEQQVLLALEESENAFSDYGKRQQRLVSLIRQSESSRAAADLAAIRYREGTVDFLVLLDAQRERLAAEDSQAQAEVDLYRGIVAIYKALGGGWQPDTVVASAK; encoded by the coding sequence ATGAGTGTGAAAGTATTCCTGCCGAGCCTGCTGGTACTGGCGCTGAGCGCCTGTGCCGTAGGCCCGGACTACAAAGCCCAGACCCCGGAGGCGGCCAATATCACGGCCGCTGCCGATGCCAAGCAGTATGACCACGCCAAGTTCGAAGGCATCTGGTGGCAGCAGTTCGAGGACCCGACCCTCAACCAGTTGGTAACCCAGTCGCTGCAAGGCAACCGGGATCTGCGTGTCGCCTTTGCCCGTCTGCGTGCGGCACGGGCGATCCGGGATGACGCCAGCAATGACGCCATGCCGACCATCACCAGCCGTGCCAGCAGTGACCTGGCCAAAGGGCAAATCCCGGGCCAGACTACCAAGCGTGTCAACAGTGAGCGTTACGACCTCGGCCTGGACATGGCCTGGGAACTGGACCTGTTCGGTCGCATCCAGCGCAACCTGGAAGCCACCGACGCCGACCAACAAGCCGCCGAGGCTGACTTGTACCAGCTGCAAGTCACCCTGATCGCCGAACTGGTGGATGCCTACGGTCAATTGCGTGGCGCGCAACTGCGTGAACGCATCGCCTTGGACAACCTGAAGAACCAGCAGGAATCGCGCACCATCACCGAAAGCCTGCGCGATGCCGGTGTGGGCGACCAGCTCGACGTGGAGCGTGCCGACGCACGCCTCGCGGCGGTTGAAGCCAGCGTGCCGCAACTGCAAGCCGAACAAGTGCGCGAGCGTAACCGCATCGCTACCCTCCTCGGCCAGCGTCCCGACAAATTGACAGTCGACCTGAGCCCGAAAGACCTGCCGGCGATTGCCAAGGCCTTGCCGATTGGCGATCCGGGGCAACTGCTGCAACGTCGCCCGGACATTCTCAGCGCCGAACGCAAACTGGCCGCTGCCACTGCACGTATCGGCGTGGCCAAGGCCGACCTGTTCCCACGGGTCAGCCTCAGCGGCTTCCTCGGCTTTACCGCCGGGCGTGGCTCGCAGATCGGTTCGTCCGCCGCCAATGCCTGGGCCCTTGGCCCGAGCATCACCTGGGCAGCCTTTGACCTGGGCAGTGTGCGCGCCCGTTTGCGCGGCGCCGATGCCGAGGCGGATGGCGCCCTGGCAACCTACGAGCAGCAAGTGTTGTTGGCACTGGAAGAGTCCGAGAACGCCTTCAGCGACTACGGCAAGCGTCAGCAACGGTTGGTTTCACTGATCCGCCAGAGCGAATCCAGCCGCGCCGCCGCCGACCTGGCCGCGATCCGCTACCGCGAGGGCACCGTGGACTTCCTGGTGCTACTGGACGCGCAACGTGAGCGCCTGGCCGCCGAAGACTCCCAGGCCCAGGCCGAAGTGGATTTGTATCGCGGTATCGTCGCGATCTACAAGGCGTTGGGCGGTGGCTGGCAGCCGGATACGGTGGTCGCCAGCGCCAAGTGA
- a CDS encoding AraC family transcriptional regulator: MSEKDTISIHLVREALLQSCAPGATSAEVLHKAGIDPQWLAEPAARVSATTYARLWRLLARRTDDEFFGMDPRKLRSGSLAFLCRAAMAQPTLATALKAGLEFLSLMLERLPAELVRQQSLAEIVLVEPEAEPNRAFTYFTYWMIVHGVVCWLAGRRIPILAIELRCAKPEFCHDYQVMFSDNLRFDRPRTRMIFSADCLDLPIKRTPEELQRFLAHAPANILVKYRDPDSLAMRIKHDLRQMPPETWPETEGLAVSLCISASTLRRRLAEEGQTYQGLKDSVRKELAIVWLAEPQISFAQIAERLGFADTSSFYKAFRKWAGSNPGHYRSLILGEAD, encoded by the coding sequence ATGTCGGAAAAAGACACCATTTCTATTCACCTTGTGCGCGAAGCCTTGCTGCAAAGCTGCGCGCCGGGGGCGACGAGTGCCGAAGTGCTGCACAAGGCCGGGATTGACCCGCAGTGGCTGGCCGAGCCTGCCGCGCGGGTTTCGGCCACCACCTACGCACGGCTGTGGCGCCTTTTGGCACGGCGCACCGATGATGAGTTCTTCGGTATGGACCCGCGCAAGCTCAGGTCCGGCAGCCTGGCGTTTCTCTGCCGCGCTGCAATGGCGCAGCCAACGCTTGCCACCGCCCTGAAGGCCGGGCTGGAGTTCCTGTCACTGATGCTGGAGCGACTGCCCGCTGAGTTGGTGCGTCAACAAAGTCTGGCGGAGATCGTATTGGTCGAGCCCGAGGCTGAACCTAATCGGGCCTTCACTTACTTCACTTACTGGATGATCGTCCACGGTGTCGTGTGCTGGTTGGCAGGACGACGTATTCCAATCCTGGCGATTGAGCTGCGCTGCGCAAAGCCGGAATTCTGTCACGACTACCAGGTGATGTTTTCCGACAACCTGCGTTTCGACCGACCCCGCACGCGGATGATCTTCTCCGCCGACTGCCTGGACCTGCCGATCAAGCGCACCCCGGAAGAACTCCAGCGCTTCCTGGCCCACGCGCCCGCCAATATCCTGGTCAAGTACCGCGACCCCGACAGCCTCGCCATGCGGATCAAACACGATTTGCGCCAAATGCCCCCCGAAACCTGGCCGGAAACCGAAGGCCTCGCGGTCAGCCTGTGCATCTCGGCCTCAACCTTGCGCCGTCGCCTGGCAGAAGAAGGGCAGACCTATCAAGGGCTCAAGGACAGTGTGCGTAAGGAATTGGCGATTGTGTGGTTGGCGGAGCCACAGATAAGTTTCGCGCAAATCGCGGAGCGGCTGGGGTTTGCTGATACGAGTTCGTTTTATAAGGCGTTTCGTAAGTGGGCGGGGTCGAATCCGGGGCATTATCGGAGTTTGATTCTGGGTGAAGCTGATTGA